The DNA window TAATTAAGCTATGGAGAAGAAATCACTAGCTGCTTtgtccttcttcttccttttcctcTTTGTTGCACGTAATTAACTCATCATTCTTAGTATATTACTTAATTGTTATATAATGCATTTGTTAAATTCATTAATCATTTTATCTTCAAACAGAATTGacaaattatttgtattttttattttaattatttaatgataTTCTAATACTGTTTTAATGGTAATTATGGATGCAGAAGAAATTGTGGTGACAGAGGCAAACACTTGTCAGCATTTGGCTGATACATACAGGGGAGTATGCTTTACTGATGCCAGCTGTGACGACCACTGCAAGAACAGAGCCCACTTAATTAGTGGCACTTGCAATAATTGGAAATGTTTCTGCACTCAAAACTGTTAAAACTTTTTATAActataaataaatagtataaataAATAAGATGCATGCAGTTGTAGCTAGCGCTGCATCTATGTATGTACTCATAGTGTATGACGTACTAGTTATGCACTTTTATCTTATGTGTGTACTTATAGTGTATGACGTACTAGTTATGCACTTTTATCTTATGGAATAAAacataaatcaataataattagGGAAATTCTACGGTGCATTCGCCCATTTGACTTCAGTGGTGAAGTCACTGTCTGACCAATCAGAATTAAGCCCTAAGTCCTAATAGTGCCACAGTGGACTGAAGCATTAAATGACCCTTATTGACACTTACTGTGGTAATTTTATAGTTTGTATATTGCAACTTAGTCCCTAAcatattaatattgtttttaaattttaatgtttattagttcctaacatattaatattaatattgtttttaaattttaatgtttttaaaagaataaaataaattatgattcatCTTCCACACTTCATCTTTTCATAGTCGTAAAAATATAATTTCAGATACCCTTTGATTTCAACAATTTCACTTCAATCTCCATTTCACCAAATCAAAATCTACtcaaaataaatcaatataaacataaatataaaaaaaaactaacgtGAGAAATTATAATTGGTTTGGAGAATTTTCCGGCGGTGGTTCTCCGCCGTTGACATCGACACTgtcatcatataagcatcatTAGCATAAATTTTTTGTAGGAAGATGTAGATATTATATTGCTAAATCTAACTGCGTCGTCAATTTCGATTAAAATCAACTGTGTTCATAGATTGATTGAATTGTTCAGTTAGGGTTTATTTGGTACTTTTTGGAAATTCGTATTTATCTTTGGTTGATAGCTTTAATAAGTTACATGGTTGGAATCGTGATGAAATTCCGAGCAATTTGGTATTTTACATTTTTCAATTTGATGAGGAATGGAGAAAATATGAGTTTGGCCATGGTGGTGGtcttgaggaagaagaagatggagtTTGGCTTTTCACCATTGTTGGGTTATCAAAGCTTCAAATTGGTATTCCTCAAAAGAAGTAAAATTGGACAAAAAAGAAGATATTATTGTGTTCAGAATATAATTTCCAATTGAACcatgtgattttttaatatttatttgctgTGTTATATGAGTATGAAATGTGCAGGTCCGGGAAAAGCATGGTGAGAACAATGGAGGAACAGTACCGGCGTAAGcttttttgtttcagatttttaAGCGCTTTTGTTTCAGATTTTTAAGTTCATAAAGTGCgggggcgtgggttcgatcccagccACCTGCAGTTTTCCTTTACCTTTTTTTTAAATGATGCACGCTGGTGGTTCGTTTCGTCTGTCCCGTACTTCAAATCAATGAGATTGGACACAATTGTTTGGCAGGCACAAAGCTCACCAAATTTTGTATGCGATATTCAATGATCATACAGAGGCTACTCTAAGCTTATTATTGGCTTTCATGTGCTACTTATGGGAAACAATATATTATTTGTTCTTTTTGTGACTGTAAATAATGTGATCAAAAGTTTATGCGGTGGAGATCAATGAATTTACTAATATTTATAGAGCAGTTTATGGTTTATATTTTAATCTTTATTACtgactaaaattaaaatacatattgaCATATAATTATTGCATCATTGAATATACttctaaattaaaatacatattaatatataattattgcaacatttaatatttttatatgtttgtctgaaattattttaaaaaaatcagattatcatttatttaaaaattactatttttaatgtttattactaaccaaaactaaaattaaaatacttttaaaatagttcaaattatttttcttttgtttgataTTACAGAAACGAATAGTAGCAAGCGAAAATgtttatcaattaaaaattaaaatacgtTGTAATTTCAATATTTATCAATTGTTATTTAAGATTAAAGTATTTCACTCAACATATAATTATTGCATCattgaatataattttaaattaaaatacatattaatatataattattgcaACATTTAATACTTTTATATATTTGtctgaaattattttaaaaagaatcagattatcatttatttaaaaatcactatttttaatgtttattactaaccaaaactaaaattaaaatacttttaaaatagTTCTAATTATTTTTCTATGTTTGTTAGATATTGCAGCAATGAATAGTAGCAAGagaaaatatttatcaattaaaaattaaaatacgtTGTATTTTCAATATTTATCAATTGTCATTTAAGATTAAAGTATTTCACTCAACATATAATTATTGTATCATTGAATatacttttaaattaaaatacaaattaatatataattattgcaACATTTAATACTTCTATATGTTTGtctgaaattattttaaaaagaatcagattaccatttatttaaaaattactatttttaatgattattactaaccaaaactaaaattaaaatagttctaattatttttttatgtttgtttgaTATTGTAACAATGAATAATAGCAAGagaaaatatttatcaattaaaaactaaaatacgTTGTATTTTCAATATTTATCAATTGTTATTTAAGATTAAAGTATTTCACTCAACATATAATTATTGCATCATTGAACATACTTTTAAATTAATatacatattaatatataattattgcaACATTTAATACTTTTATATgtttgtttgaaaattttaaaaagaatcaTATTaccatttatataaaaattattatttttaatgtataTTACTAaccaaaactaaaattaaaatacttttaaaatagTTCTTGAGAAGAGAGAAACCCTATGATTTCTAAGAGAGAAAGGCGTTGGATTTTATGATGAGAGAGGGGGAATATTTGTTTTTTTGGAAAACAGCAAGAATTGAATGAGTTAGTTAGTCCTTAATTCATGATTTTGGTTATCTCAACGtgactattttgtttttttctatgtaaaataattaattttaaaaaatatataaagtcaATTATAgtaaattttctaaaaataaCAAATGTAAAAATGACAAGGATTCTAAAAATGTGACATTTGtcaaacttgccaaaatactattttccttttttttttatatttatattgtatGATTCACAATATGTATATTGGAGGTTTTTGTAATATTGTATGATATTGTATGATTCACAATATGTATATTGGAGGTTTTTTTATATTAgagatgcattgatgatggtcatCTGTGTGTGAACCATGGAAATAGTTAGTAGATGATGGTGAACCATGTCAAAGATGcattgatgatggtaaactatgtgtgaaccatgtcagagatgcattgatgatggtcaactatgtgtgaatcatgtcAGAAATGCATTGTTGATGGTcaattatgtgtgaaccatgaaaAATAGGCAGTAAATGatggtgaaccatgtcagagatgcattgatgatggtcaactatgtgtgaaccatggaaaATAGTCTGTAGATGATGGTGAACCATATCAgagatgcattgatgatggtcaactatgtttgaaccatgtcagaaatgcattgatgattgtcaactatgtgtgaaccatggaaaATAGTCATTAGATGAcggtgaaccatgtcagagatgccTTGACGATGATCAACTTTGTGTGAACCATGATAGAAATGCATCGATGATGGTTaaccatgtgtgaaccatgtaaaATAGTCAGTAGATGATGGTGACAAtcttccatggttcacacatatttAACCATCATTTACGCATCACTGACATAATTGACACATAGTTGATCATCATTTATGCATCtctgacatagttcacacataatTAACTATTATCTGTTGATTATCTTCGATGGTTCACTCATAGATGACCATCGATAGGGTAAATTAATTTTACACTgatattcaataaaaatatactaTTATGCCATATTATGTAAATAATTCAAAAATTTGAATATGATTTGACGGAATACATGTCAAGGAGTCAACCGAGGATGTTCGACTATGTATGAACTATGTCAGGGAGTCAaatgatgatggtcaactacgtGTGAACTATGTCAGAGATACATAAAtgacggtcaactatgtgtgaaccatggaagaGATTCAACAAATGATAGACAACTATGTGTGAATTATGCCAGAGATGCATAGATGATTATCAacaatgtgtgaaccatgtcagggagtcaaccgatgatggtcaactacgtgtgaaccatgtcagggagtcaaccgatgatagtcaactatgtgtgaattatgtcagagatgcatagatgatgatcaactatatgtgaaccatgtcaaggagtcaactgatgatgttcgactatgtgtgatccatgttatAGATGGACAGGAGATGGTCGActatgtttgaaccatgttaCATATGAATATaagatggttaactatgtgtgaaccatgtcagggagtcaactaatgatgtctgactatgtgtgaaccatgttatagATGGACAGgagatggtcgactatgtgtgaaccatgtaaaggagtcaactgatgatgttcgactatgtgtCAACTATGTCAGGGCGTCAATTGATGATGTTCgaccatgtgtgaaccatgtcaaggagtCAACGGACGATGCTCTACTatatgtgaaccatgttagggatgcaCTAATGATgcccgactatgtgtgaaccatgtcaggaagacaactgatgatgtccaactacgTGTGAACCATGTTATAGATGGATaaaagatggtcaactatgtgtgaaccatcttagggagtcaattgatgatggtagaccatgtgtgaaccatgttaaatAGTCAACagaagatggtcaactatgtcagagatgcatggatgatggtcaattatgtgaaccatgtcagacagtCAACTGCTAATGTcccactatgtgtgaaccatgtcagagacgCATAGAAGATGGTCGACTATGTGAACCATGTAATAGATGCATTGATGattgtcaactatgtgtgaaccatggaaaattgtcagtagatgatgatgaaccatgtcagagatgcattgatgatggtcatCTGTGTGTGAACCATGGAAATAGTTAGTAGATGATGGTGAACCATGTCAAAGATGcattgatgatggtaaactatgtgtgaaccatgtcagagatgcattgatgatggtcaactatgtgtgaatcatgtcagaaatgcattgatgatggtcaattatgtgtgaaccatgaaaAATAGGCAGTAGATGatggtgaaccatgtcagagatgcattgatgatggtcaactatgtgtgaaccatggaaaATAGTCTGTAGATGATGGTGAACCATATCAgagatgcattgatgatggtcaactatgtttgAACCATGTCAGAAATGCATTGATGATTGTCAACTATGTATATAATGTTAAGTTTTggttaaaaaaatgttaatagtttgaatattaataattgaaagattaaaaagtaaaaaaaaattaatttttaaagtatttattttgttaaaaatttattttattaaatatttagttCATTAAAGTCACTTATATTTATaactttttctttaatttataaactaattatttaataaaaagttTAATAGTTTGgatattaaatagttaaaatatttaataacctAATTacttaatgaaaaaaatatttaaaatatttaaaatattagttCTCCATAGTCATTCTTTGCAAGCTCTCCAATTCGTGAATAGTGTTTTCGTGAATAGTGAAGGTGAGTGAACAGTgtcgcggctgctaccctaaggggagagagagcgactatgtgtgaaccatgtcatagATGCATAGATgaaggtcaactatgtgtgaaccatgtcatagATGCATAGATgaaggtcaactatgtgtgaaccatgaaaGATAGTGTATAGAAGACGGTCAATTGTATGTGAACTTTGTTATAGATAGTTAAAAtatgatggttaactatgtgttaaccatgtcaaagATTCATAaatgatggtcaaatatgtgtgCATCATGTAAGACAGTCAATAAaagatggttaactatgtgtgaaccatgtcagagattcataAATGATGGTCAAATACGTGTGCACCATGTAAGACAGTCAATagaagatggtcaactatgtgtgaactatgttagAGATTCATCAGATGATAGTCAATAGATGGCGGTCAATTATGTGTGAACCGTGGAAGATATTTAATAGAAGATTATAAACTATGTGTGAATTATGTTAGAGATacatagatgatggtcaactatgtgtgtcccatggaagatagtcaatcgaagatggtcaactatgtgtgaactatgtcaaTGATGCATAGATGATAGTCAtatatgtgtgaaccatggaagagattcaacagatgatggtctactatgtgtgaactatgttagAGATACATAGATGATGGTCAATTGTGTGTGAACAATGGAAGATAGTTGacagatgatggtaaactatgtccTAACTATGTATGAGATGcatggatgatggtcaactatgtgtgaaccatgttagaaatgcattgatgatggtcaaccatgtgtgaaccatggaaaATAGTAAGTAGATGatggtgaaccatgtcagagatgcatTGATGACGAGTCAACATAATGGGTTACATTGCAATGGATGTACTCTGAATCATATTTTAGTGGATCAGAGTTAATGAAATGGGTCACATTGCAATGGATGTACTATGAATCATATTTTAGTGGATCTGAGTCAACGAAATGGGTCACATAGCAATGCATGTACTCTGAATCATATTTTAGTGGATTTGTATGGTGTTTCTGATATAACTAAACAAAAGgagcaaaaataattaaatcactTCTCAAGCTTCCAAATCCCTCAAAAGTGTTGCATAAGCGACACAATTCACTGCCAAAGTCGAGCATCGTCAGTTAACTATCTAACATAGTTCACATATAGTTGATCATCTTCATTGTATCCCTCACACGGTTCACACATAGTCCCCCATCATCAATGGACTATCTAACATGGTTCATACATAGTTGATCACCATCAGTGCATCCTTGACacgtttcacacatagtttaccatcatcagtgcatccctgacatggttcacacatagtcagaCATCATAAGTTGACTGTtagacatggttcacacatagttaactaTCATCAGTGCATCCCTGGCATGctcacatagttgaccatcatcagttgattgtCTTACACGGTTCACATATGGttgatcatcatcagtgcatccctgacatgATTCAAACACAGTCGGACATCATTAATTGactgtctgacatggttcacacatagtttgacatcataagTTGActttctgacatggttcacacataatcgACCATCATTAAAGCATCATTGACTATCTTCCTGTTGACTATGACTTTTAACATGGTTTACACGTAGTGAACAGTGGAAGATAGTCAACAAATGATGGTAagctatgtgtgaactatgttaaAGATACATAaatgatggttaactatgtgtgaaccatgtcagggagtcaactgatgatgtccgactatgtgtgaaccatgtcacagACGCATTGATGACggccaactatgtgtgaaccatggaagaTAGTCAACAGAAGATGGTAAACTATGTTAGAGACGGATTTTTATCCGTGCCTAACAGAGACGGACATTGAGACAAAAatttacaattaattaaataaatataaaataataaatatttattttaaaaaatgaaacggTTATATATcgtgttttaaaaatgaaaataacaattaaataaataaataaaagaataaatatttgtttttaaattttaggtTTCTAAtgtatttttcttaaaattagattcacaatttatttatttaaaatttattttagttttaatttgatTCTATAAACttataagtttttcaaaatataaatacTAGACTTTTTAATTTACCAAGactttttaatatttcaaaattttttagttttattttcttagactaaattaactaaaatatatatatatatatatatatatatatatatatatatatatatatttcttaaattatttgattatataaaaataaattttaaaattaaaattgataataaatattacaaatgagtttGCAAAATGGATAAAATCAAAAGTTATAGTGCAAATatataactaattaaaattaatcaaaattacttTTGTAAATTTTATTAACTCAAACTTCTTCCACTTTTTCATATTCCCTCAACTTTTCTAACAAATCCTAAAAAAATTTAGAACGCTCCAACATTTCCCTCCTTTGAAAGCTCAAAAATTTTCATCTCCCTCTCTTTCTTGGATACCTATTCAAACACAAATTAGAATACTTGTCTTTCTAATTTCACCAAAACCCATACATCTCTTACTCCTACTATGGCTATGGGTGAAAAGCGCAAGTTCATGCGAAACTTAATCGATGGCTGTCAAGAGAGCTATCGAGTTTGGGAAAAGGTCAGCCTCGTTCTCTTTCTCTTAACAAATCGAATTTAATtgacattgttgttgttgttttgcttcttgttttgattttgtttttttgggTGTATTTATAGCTTCCCGAAAAGAAGGTTCCATGTGCAATTGGGAATATAGAGAAAGTAAATGAGACTGTTTGCATGCCTGATGATTAAGAGGTTTCGATTTTTTAACTTTGATTATTATTACGACCTATATTTTGTATGAATTAACTCTTGATAGGATTAGATTTCAATGTTGTGATTGTAGAGTATGTATGTTGGTTACTGGTAAGTTGCTATTAGATTGGAATTAGGGGTTTTGCTTCTCTTTTTCGTTTCAACTCTGTTGTAGTGAGATTATTCTATACCAGGTTCAATTGTCTCATTCCCTTTTGCGTCTCTAAATTTTACATCATTAATCTCAGTTCCTTGTTGGTTCCTTTTTTGTTTCGATTGATCTTTGGTTGTGTCTCGTTTTGTGTCTCGTTTTGTATCTGACCTGTTGCCAAATTACTGAGTTTTATTATCTAAATGACAACCTTTTTAACGATTAGAACCCCTGACAGGTTGATGTGCAAACAGGGAGGGAATCTGTGACTGCCGAACTTGTCATTCATGTTCTATTTTCACATGACAACCAAAGCAAGTCAAGATTTACATGCGTCAGGCAATCCAGACTGCGAAGGCCGAAACGGTTATGCAAGCAGAATATAATTTTTCAATGCCAAATATCAGATTTTCTATGTTCAATGGTTGATTGGAGACAACAGCTGGAACCAGAGTTACGCAATATTCTTCCCTACAAATTCTGGCTTTCAATCTGGTAGACTTACCTGCTTCCATTTTTCTCATAACCTCTACTCTATCCTGCGCTTTCCCTTTTTACTAAGCTCGCAAATGCTGCATTTGATTTTGATGAATCTGGAGCCTTGCACGCCATAGCATTTTAGGGGGTCGGTGCTACACGACCCTGTTCAATATTAACAACgtatagtatataatatatattagaaaCTTGGGGGTGCCATGGCTTGTCCTCGCTCAAATGATGCTCTGCCACTCGCCACTGTTCCAAACATACATTCCTATTGTATGTTTGAAATGGAGGTATGTTTGACACAATCATGGTTTGCTATGATTTTATTGAAGCTCCAAGCTGTTTTGTTTGCCAACTATGATTCCACCAAACCCACTGTTAATTCAAACATACAATTTTTTATGTTCAGCTGACATTTGAACAAGTTTGGATTAGCTTAAGAGAACttctcaattaaaataaatttataaatttcacTTGTAAAATAGTCTTTGTAACTTTATGGGATTAACTCATGCATCTTAATCAATGGAGATGTAACAGTGTAGGGCTTTGTTTTTGGTCATTTCGACTGTTCAATTTCACTCTGTAATGTAATGTATCTTGAATTACTATTCTTTTAAGGTTTTAAGAAGGCAAGCTATTGAAAATGATTTGCTATTTGTAGTAGGCTATAGATATTATATGCATATGCTTTGCCTATATTCTCCTAGGACCCTTAGGTTCAGTTTCTTTTTGAAAATTCAGCAGCTCAATACACCGCCAAGGTTTACAGAGTGAAAGAAAGTGTGAGAATATGTATGTCAATGTCTTAAATATTATGTTATTATGCAATTCTATGTTGAGATGGCTGTTTGATGGCATGAAGTGGAACAAGCATTATTGTTCTGTTGATTCAATATAACTTGTGAAAAATCTGGTTCAGGTAGGGTTCAAGTTATGCTGTGATTTGAGCTAATCAAAGAAATTAAGAAATCTGCATTTTTTTTGGTCTTTCAGTTAATAGTCACGGCATAGGGTACACAACACTTTTAGAAGTACCtcctttcttctgtttcttgatgcAGTTACTTCATATGTAGCTGATGTGTTTTTCAATAAACAGAAATGGGTTAGCTAATTAGGCTGCTCTGCAACCTGCATTATTTTTCTATGATACAATGATATAATACTAAAAATTGAGTTCTGTTGAAAGAAATTTGGATGGAGTGAGTATGGGAGACAAAGTTTGTGTTTGGATCTGCAGAATTACATGGAAAAGAAAGATAACTAACTATCTGCAAAATTTATTAGAACTGAAAGCTCTCTTTCTCATCAGTATGTATGATGCAATTTTGTGTGGGTATGGGAGGCAAAGGTTGTGCTTGTATCTGTATATTTACATTGAAAAGAAAGAGTACTATCTGCAAAGTTTATTAGAACAGAGAACTCTTCCTCATGAGTATTTATGATGCAATTATGTGGCAGGTTTGCACTCAGAGATCATGGAAGCGCCCCTATGGAGTTGGTCTTCTGGTAGCTGGATTAGATGAATCAGGGGCTCACCTCTATTACAACTGCCCAAGCGGAAACTACTTCGAATACCAGGCTTTTGCAATTGGTTCACGCTCACAAGCTGCAAAGACATATTTGGAACGCAGGTTTAACAACTTCACAGCCTCCTCCCGGGAAGATCTAATCAAAGATGCACTCATCGCAACTAGGGAGTCATTGCAAGGTGAAAAGCTCAGAAGCTCCGTATGCACCATTGCTGTGGTTGGAGTTGGTGAGCCATTCCACATTTTGGATCAGGAAACCGTTCAACAGTTGATTGATACTTTTGAGATTGTGAGGGAGGAAGAAACTGCACCTGCTGAACCTGAGGTAGCAACTGAGCAGGATGCTGCCCCAGATCAGGCTCCTGGTGCTGATCAAGGTGGTGCCGAACCCCAAGGTGGTGCTGAACCCCAAGGTGGTTCTCCAATGGACATTTGATGATCTAAGATCCAGTACTTGAGTTGTTAAAAActgttatttaaaaaatgaataggTTTCATGTTGAACATGTTACGGAAGGAGACATCTCTTTGATGAATTTTTCTTTGCTTAATCTTCTTTGTCTTTGAAATTCATCCATGGCTCATCATTGTGAACGTTGTAGTAGCTGCACTGCATTTGATGAACTTGAACACAGTATTTTCAATATTCTCTATGATACAATTTACTGACATTCAGGATATAAAATGTTGGGTAAAGTGGGTTTAGTCTAATGCGTTGCAAATATatgttatgaaaaaaatgagtatCCTTTAGTACACTGTTTAAATGTTTGCATAAATGGTTGATTTGGGGAGGAGTTTGAGTAGCCCTTTTTTTCAAAGTAAAAAAGAATGACATTATAACTAATTTGGCTAATCAAGTGTTTCTAATGAAAATTGAATCAGAGTTAActcatgaaaaattaaaatttttcaaAATGAATGTTAACAATGTTAAATAAATTCTCTTTTTATCATCAACTCATACAACTATAACTTTCCATAACCAAATTAGCCAATGTTAAATAAATTCTCTTTTTATCATCAACTTATACAACTATAACTTTCCATAACCAAATTAGCCAGAAGCATTTATCTTTCAATTTTACATGCTTTTATTGAAGATATAAGTTTAGAAATGACTCAAAGAAGGAAGAAAGCAAAGGAGACAACAAATTTCTATGAATAGCTTTTTTCATTTGGGCGTATCAGACTTGAAAAGACCCTTTATCTGCACGTGTTTGTACATCCACTATCAATTATCTAATGTCACTTCACTTCTTCAAGAGAACGAATAACAGACGCACCACTGTATGTGTCCACTTCGCTGCATTCTAGAAGTGATAGACCTTTGATCATTCTAGTATAGCATCAATTGACTGATAGGATCAATCTAGTATCACCGAGGAATTTAATGGTAAATTGACATAGAAGAGAGGGATGaagactgctatgttgattttggcATAAAACACAGAATCAAAGTGGCTCTTATGTGGATTAAAGTGtataaaaaagtgataaaaatggCACTTCAAGTTCTTCCAAGAATAACTCCCAATTTCTAGTTCTACTTCTGGGACCCTGCACTTCCCTTCTTTTTATTCCAACTATTGCCAATTTCTCTCTGCTCACACATACCCCACCTTTCACACTTGGAAACTATGATTGCCTTTGCCATGCATCCATTAGGAACCAATGTTATTACAGCCCATTGACAATATTTAGCTAGAAATGCTCCAACAACTACTGAATCAGCATTAAATGTGATAACAAGACAAGGTCAATAGGTGCAACTTTGTTCAGATACCTCCCAAAATATAAGGCTTCTCGTGTCTCTATGTCTCACCTCACAATTCCAGCATATGAGTAGCAGATTATGATTTCAATGTGGTGAATTCACTTGGAACTGTTCTCACCTTTCACTTTATTGTAAAGCATTGGATAATCAAGTAACTAATGACCAAAATAATGTCTCAAACATAAATATCATTGAATAATCAAATATTCATGTGAAACTCACATGCATTGGATACATCAAACACTAAAAAGATCCACATACACGAAGGGTACTTTCCTTTTCCAAAGAAGATACCAACTTGAAACATTATGGAACAATTGATTCGTTAATCTGAAAAGGAGTCATACCCTAGCCCGGGACATGTTTGTTATTATTGGGGAAAAAAAAATCCCCCTTTCATGAATTTGAACAAAATAAGTATATTGCTTGATGTCATTTTTTCAAGATTGGAATTGAAGATGC is part of the Vicia villosa cultivar HV-30 ecotype Madison, WI linkage group LG2, Vvil1.0, whole genome shotgun sequence genome and encodes:
- the LOC131647978 gene encoding proteasome subunit alpha type-1-B-like, with the translated sequence MSIYDAIMWQVCTQRSWKRPYGVGLLVAGLDESGAHLYYNCPSGNYFEYQAFAIGSRSQAAKTYLERRFNNFTASSREDLIKDALIATRESLQGEKLRSSVCTIAVVGVGEPFHILDQETVQQLIDTFEIVREEETAPAEPEVATEQDAAPDQAPGADQGGAEPQGGAEPQGGSPMDI